Proteins encoded in a region of the Perca fluviatilis chromosome 8, GENO_Pfluv_1.0, whole genome shotgun sequence genome:
- the LOC120563420 gene encoding gamma-crystallin M2-like, which translates to MSATDNMMSRVVFYEDRNFQGRSYECSSDCADMSSYLSRCHSCRVERGCFMVYDRTNFMGNQYFLKRGEYSDYQSMMGMSDCIRSCRMIPMHRGSYRMRIYERENFGGQMHELMEDCDNVMDRYRMSNCMSCHVMDGHWLMYEQPQYRGRMMYMRPGEYRNFSNMGMSGMRWMSMRRIRDDYY; encoded by the exons ATGTCCGCCACCGACAACATGATGAGCAGG GTCGTCTTCTACGAGGACAGGAACTTCCAGGGTCGTTCCTACGAGTGCAGCAGCGACTGCGCTGACATGTCCTCCTACCTGAGCAGGTGTCACTCCTGCAGGGTGGAGAGAGGCTGCTTCATGGTCTACGACCGCACCAACTTCATGGGCAACCAGTACTTCCTGAAGAGGGGCGAGTACTCCGACTACCAGAGCATGATGGGAATGAGCGACTGCATCAGGTCCTGCCGCATGATCCCCATG CACCGTGGCTCCTACAGGATGAGGATCTACGAGAGGGAGAACTTCGGAGGCCAGATGCACGAGCTGATGGAGGACTGTGACAACGTCATGGACCGTTACCGCATGTCCAACTGCATGTCCTGCCATGTGATGGACGGCCACTGGCTGATGTACGAGCAGCCCCAGTACAGAGGCAGGATGATGTACATGAGGCCCGGAGAGTACAGGAACTTCAGCAACATGGGCATGAGCGGCATGAGGTGGATGAGCATGAGGCGCATCAGGGACGACTACTACTAA